One window of the Bos indicus isolate NIAB-ARS_2022 breed Sahiwal x Tharparkar chromosome 15, NIAB-ARS_B.indTharparkar_mat_pri_1.0, whole genome shotgun sequence genome contains the following:
- the LOC109569107 gene encoding olfactory receptor 8J1-like, with translation MSFILRFVKVKSANGNFTRVTEFILIGVSERPDLQIPLFFVFLVIYGLTVTGNLSIITLTSVDSRLQTPMYFFLRHLAMVNLGNSTVIAPKMLINFLVKKHTTSFYECAIQLGGFLVFIVAEIFVLAVMAYDRYVAICNPLLYMAVVSRRICLLLVSLTYLYSFSTSIVTSFSVFSMAYCSFNVINHFYCDIVPLLALSCSNTSFPETVVFISASTNLMFSITVVVASYFNIIVSILRIRSSEGRKRAFSTCASHMTAVSVFYGTLLFMYLQPRNNHSLETDKMASVFYTLVIPMLNPMIYSLRNKDVKAALKRFLTNSCC, from the coding sequence CTAATGGAAATTTCACCCGAGTCACTGAGTTTATTCTCATAGGAGTCTCAGAACGTCCAGACCTCCAGATCCCACTCTTCTTTGTCTTCCTGGTCATCTATGGACTGACCGTGACAGGGAACCTAAGCATCATCACCCTCACCAGTGTGGACTCTCGGCTTCAGacccccatgtatttcttcctcagGCACTTGGCCATGGTCAATCTTGGCAATTCAACTGTCATTGCCCCTAAAATGCTGATAAACTTCTTAGTAAAGAAACACACCACCTCCTTCTATGAATGTGCCATTCAGCTAGGCGGGTTTTTGGTTTTCATTGTAGCCGAAATTTTCGTTTTagctgtgatggcctatgaccgctatgtggccatttGTAACCCCCTGCTCTACATGGCGGTTGTATCTCGGCGGATCTGTCTTCTGCTAGTTTCCCTCACATACCTCTATAGCTTTTCCACATCGATTGTGacttccttttctgtattttcaatgGCTTATTGCTCTTTCAATGTAATCAATCATTTTTACTGTGATATTGTCCCTCTCTTAGCATTGTCCTGCTCCAATACTTCCTTTCCAGAAACAGTAGTCTTCATATCTGCATCTACAAACTTGATGTTTTCCATAACTGTAGTTGTAGCATCTTATTTCAACATCATTGTGTCCATTCTAAGGATACGCtcatcagaaggaaggaaaagagcctTCTCCACATGCGCTTCACATATGACAGCAGTGTCAGTCTTCTATGGAACTCtgcttttcatgtatttacaGCCTCGAAATAACCATTCATTAGAAACCGATAAAATGGCTTCAGTGTTTTATACACTGGTGATTCCCATGCTGAACCCCATgatctacagcctgaggaacaagGACGTGAAGGCTGCCTTGAAGAGATTTCTGACAAATTCGTGCTGTTGA